Proteins encoded together in one Camelus dromedarius isolate mCamDro1 chromosome 11, mCamDro1.pat, whole genome shotgun sequence window:
- the TSPO gene encoding translocator protein produces the protein MVMPYVPAAMAFTLVPSMGGFLGSQYIRGEGLRWYAGLQKPSWHPPNWTLAPIWGTLYSAMGYGSYIIWKELGGFSEEAVVPLGLYTGQLALNWAWPPLFFGARQMGWALVDLLLTGGVAAATAVAWHRVSPSAACLLYPYLAWLAFAATLNYCVWRDNQGRRRGRRLSE, from the exons ATGGTTATGCCCTATGTGCCCGCTGCCATGGCCTTCACGCTGGTGCCCAGTATGGGGGGCTTCCTGGGCTCCCAGTATATCCGCGGAGAGGGCCTCCGCTGGTACGCCGGCCTGCAGAAGCCCTCGTGGCACCCGCCCAACTGGACGCTGGCCCCCATCTGGGGCACGCTCTACTCAGCCATGGG GTATGGCTCCTACATAATCTGGAAAGAGCTGGGGGGCTTCTCGGAGGAGGCCGTGGTTCCCCTGGGCCTCTACACCGGACAGCTGGCTCTGAACTGGGCGTGGCCTCCCCTCTTCTTTGGCGCTCGACAAATGGGTTGG GCCCTGGTAGACCTCCTGCTGACAGGcggggtggcagcagccacagCCGTGGCCTGGCATCGGGTGAGCCCATCAGCCGCCTGCCTGCTCTACCCGTACCTGGCCTGGCTGGCCTTTGCGGCCACACTCAACTACTGCGTGTGGCGGGACAACCAGGGCCGGCGCCGTGGCCGGCGGCTCTCTGAGTGA
- the TTLL12 gene encoding tubulin--tyrosine ligase-like protein 12 isoform X1 — translation MAADAGPERSSRVLTPESAPSPEPGLELGPEPEEDAQARAEFAALHGPALRASGVPERYWGRLLHKLEHEVFDAGEMFGIMQVEEVEEDESEDEAAREARKKPNPGGELCYKVIVTNENGLRAADPNSIFLIDHAWTCRVEHARQQLLQVPGLLHRMANLMGVEFHGELPSAEAVDLVLEEMWKFNQTYQLAHGTAEEKVPVWYIMDEFGSRIQHADEPSFATAPFFYMPQQVAYTLLWPLRDLDTGEEVTRDFAYGEADPLIRRCMLLPWAPADLLDLSSSTPEPPAEHYQAILEENKEKLPLAITPVAYPCDHVFKVYTDVQQVLSHLTHPRFTFTQSEADADVLYHFSHLKDYRRLSQERPNVLLNQFPCENLLTVKDCLASIARRAGGPDGPAWLPRTFNLRTELPQFVSYFQQRERRGEDNHWICKPWNLARSLDTHITKNLHSVIRHRESSPKVVSKYIESPVLFFREDVGRVKFDVRYIVLLRSVKPLQLFVYDVFWLRFSNRPFALNDLDDYEKHFTVMNYDPEVVLKQLHYDEFIPEFEKQYPEFPWKSVQAEIFQAFMELFQVACAKPPPLGLCDYPSSRAVYAVDLMLKWDSRPDGKRVMQPQILEVNFNPDCERACRYHPTFFNDIFSTLFLDEPGSCPVTRLI, via the exons ATGGCGGCCGACGCGGGGCCGGAGCGCAGCAGCCGGGTCCTGACGCCGGAGTCGGCGCCCAGCCCGGAGCCGGGACTGGAGCTGGGCCCGGAGCCGGAGGAGGACGCGCAGGCCCGGGCAGAGTTCGCGGCGCTGCATGGCCCGGCGCTGCGCGCGTCGGGGGTCCCCGAGCGGTACTGGGGCCGCCTCCTGCACAAGCTGGAGCACGAG GTTTTTGACGCCGGGGAGATGTTTGGGATAATGCAAGTGGAAGAAGTGGAGGAGGACGAGAGTGAGGATGAGGCGGCCCGGGAAGCGCGGAAGAAGCCCAACCCGGGCGGCGAGCTCTGCTACAAGGTCATCGTGACCAACGAGAATGGGCTCCGGGCAGCTGACCCCAACAG CATCTTCCTCATCGACCACGCCTGGACGTGCCGCGTGGAGCATGCCCGCCAGCAGCTGCTGCAGGTGCCCGGGCTGCTGCACCGCATGGCCAACCTGATGGGCGTCGAGTTCCACGGCGAGCTGCCCAGCGCCGAGGCCGTGGACCTGGTGCTGGAGGAGATGTGGAAGTTCAACCAGACCTACCAGCTGGCCCACGGG ACAGCTGAGGAGAAGGTGCCAGTGTGGTACATCATGGACGAATTTGGCTCACGCATCCAGCACGCTGACGAGCCAAGCTTCGCCACTGCACCCTTCTTCTACATGCCCCAGCAGGTGGCCTACACGCTGCTGTGGCCCCTGAGGGACCTGGACACAGGTG AGGAGGTGACCCGGGACTTTGCCTACGGAGAGGCCGACCCTCTGATCCGGAGGTGCATGCTGCTGCCCTGGGCCCCCGCTGACCTGCTGGACCTCAGCTCCTCAACGCCCGAGCCGCCCGCTGAGCACTACCAG GCCATTTTGGAGGAAAACAAGGAGAAGCTGCCACTTGCCATCACCCCGGTGGCGTATCCCTGTGACCACGTCTTCAA GGTCTACACAGATGTCCAGCAGGTGCTCAGCCACCTCACGCACCCGCGCTTCACCTTCACCCAGAGCGAGGCGGACGCCGACGTCCTCTACCACTTCTCACACCTCAAGGACTACAG GAGGCTGAGCCAGGAGAGGCCCAACGTGCTGCTGAACCAGTTCCCCTGCGAGAACCTGCTGACGGTGAAGGACTGCCTGGCCTCCATCGCGCGCCGGGCGGGGGGCCCTGACGGCCCGGCCTGGCTGCCCCGCACCTTCAACCTGCGCACCGAGCTGCCGCAGTTTGTCAGCTACTTCCAGCAGCGGGAGAGGCG GGGTGAGGACAACCACTGGATCTGCAAGCCCTGGAACCTGGCCCGCAGCCTGGACACCCACATCACCAAGAACCTGCACAGCGTCATCCGGCACCGCGAGAGCTCCCCCAAG GTTGTGTCCAAATACATTGAAAGTCCCGTCCTGTTCTTTCGGGAAGATGTGGGGAGGGTCAAGTTCGACGTCCGCTACATCGTGCTCCTGCGGTCGGTGAAGCCCCTGCAGTTGTTTGTATACGACGTGTTCTGGCTGCGGTTCTCCAACCG GCCCTTCGCACTCAACGACCTGGACGACTACGAGAAACATTTCACTGTCATGAACTACGACCCGGAAGTGGTGCTGAAGCAG TTGCACTACGATGAGTTCATCCCTGAGTTTGAGAAGCAGTACCCAGAATTTCCCTGGAAGAGCGTCCAG GCTGAAATCTTCCAGGCCTTCATGGAGCTATTCCAGGTGGCATGTGCCAAGCCGCCCCCGCTGGGTCTCTGCGACTACCCCTCATCCAGGGCCGTGTATGCCGTCGACCTCATGCTGAAATGGGACAGCCGTCCAGATG GGAAGCGAGTGATGCAGCCGCAGATCTTAGAGGTGAATTTCAACCCGGACTGTGAGCGGGCCTGCAGGTACCACCCGACCTTCTTCAACGACATCTTCAGCACCTTGTTCCTGGATGAGCCCGGCAGCTGCCCCGTCACCCGCCTCATCTAG
- the TTLL12 gene encoding tubulin--tyrosine ligase-like protein 12 isoform X2: MFGIMQVEEVEEDESEDEAAREARKKPNPGGELCYKVIVTNENGLRAADPNSIFLIDHAWTCRVEHARQQLLQVPGLLHRMANLMGVEFHGELPSAEAVDLVLEEMWKFNQTYQLAHGTAEEKVPVWYIMDEFGSRIQHADEPSFATAPFFYMPQQVAYTLLWPLRDLDTGEEVTRDFAYGEADPLIRRCMLLPWAPADLLDLSSSTPEPPAEHYQAILEENKEKLPLAITPVAYPCDHVFKVYTDVQQVLSHLTHPRFTFTQSEADADVLYHFSHLKDYRRLSQERPNVLLNQFPCENLLTVKDCLASIARRAGGPDGPAWLPRTFNLRTELPQFVSYFQQRERRGEDNHWICKPWNLARSLDTHITKNLHSVIRHRESSPKVVSKYIESPVLFFREDVGRVKFDVRYIVLLRSVKPLQLFVYDVFWLRFSNRPFALNDLDDYEKHFTVMNYDPEVVLKQLHYDEFIPEFEKQYPEFPWKSVQAEIFQAFMELFQVACAKPPPLGLCDYPSSRAVYAVDLMLKWDSRPDGKRVMQPQILEVNFNPDCERACRYHPTFFNDIFSTLFLDEPGSCPVTRLI, translated from the exons ATGTTTGGGATAATGCAAGTGGAAGAAGTGGAGGAGGACGAGAGTGAGGATGAGGCGGCCCGGGAAGCGCGGAAGAAGCCCAACCCGGGCGGCGAGCTCTGCTACAAGGTCATCGTGACCAACGAGAATGGGCTCCGGGCAGCTGACCCCAACAG CATCTTCCTCATCGACCACGCCTGGACGTGCCGCGTGGAGCATGCCCGCCAGCAGCTGCTGCAGGTGCCCGGGCTGCTGCACCGCATGGCCAACCTGATGGGCGTCGAGTTCCACGGCGAGCTGCCCAGCGCCGAGGCCGTGGACCTGGTGCTGGAGGAGATGTGGAAGTTCAACCAGACCTACCAGCTGGCCCACGGG ACAGCTGAGGAGAAGGTGCCAGTGTGGTACATCATGGACGAATTTGGCTCACGCATCCAGCACGCTGACGAGCCAAGCTTCGCCACTGCACCCTTCTTCTACATGCCCCAGCAGGTGGCCTACACGCTGCTGTGGCCCCTGAGGGACCTGGACACAGGTG AGGAGGTGACCCGGGACTTTGCCTACGGAGAGGCCGACCCTCTGATCCGGAGGTGCATGCTGCTGCCCTGGGCCCCCGCTGACCTGCTGGACCTCAGCTCCTCAACGCCCGAGCCGCCCGCTGAGCACTACCAG GCCATTTTGGAGGAAAACAAGGAGAAGCTGCCACTTGCCATCACCCCGGTGGCGTATCCCTGTGACCACGTCTTCAA GGTCTACACAGATGTCCAGCAGGTGCTCAGCCACCTCACGCACCCGCGCTTCACCTTCACCCAGAGCGAGGCGGACGCCGACGTCCTCTACCACTTCTCACACCTCAAGGACTACAG GAGGCTGAGCCAGGAGAGGCCCAACGTGCTGCTGAACCAGTTCCCCTGCGAGAACCTGCTGACGGTGAAGGACTGCCTGGCCTCCATCGCGCGCCGGGCGGGGGGCCCTGACGGCCCGGCCTGGCTGCCCCGCACCTTCAACCTGCGCACCGAGCTGCCGCAGTTTGTCAGCTACTTCCAGCAGCGGGAGAGGCG GGGTGAGGACAACCACTGGATCTGCAAGCCCTGGAACCTGGCCCGCAGCCTGGACACCCACATCACCAAGAACCTGCACAGCGTCATCCGGCACCGCGAGAGCTCCCCCAAG GTTGTGTCCAAATACATTGAAAGTCCCGTCCTGTTCTTTCGGGAAGATGTGGGGAGGGTCAAGTTCGACGTCCGCTACATCGTGCTCCTGCGGTCGGTGAAGCCCCTGCAGTTGTTTGTATACGACGTGTTCTGGCTGCGGTTCTCCAACCG GCCCTTCGCACTCAACGACCTGGACGACTACGAGAAACATTTCACTGTCATGAACTACGACCCGGAAGTGGTGCTGAAGCAG TTGCACTACGATGAGTTCATCCCTGAGTTTGAGAAGCAGTACCCAGAATTTCCCTGGAAGAGCGTCCAG GCTGAAATCTTCCAGGCCTTCATGGAGCTATTCCAGGTGGCATGTGCCAAGCCGCCCCCGCTGGGTCTCTGCGACTACCCCTCATCCAGGGCCGTGTATGCCGTCGACCTCATGCTGAAATGGGACAGCCGTCCAGATG GGAAGCGAGTGATGCAGCCGCAGATCTTAGAGGTGAATTTCAACCCGGACTGTGAGCGGGCCTGCAGGTACCACCCGACCTTCTTCAACGACATCTTCAGCACCTTGTTCCTGGATGAGCCCGGCAGCTGCCCCGTCACCCGCCTCATCTAG